The sequence below is a genomic window from Streptomyces sp. NBC_00289.
TGGGGGTCGTGGCCACGTCGAGGCACTCGCCACCTTCTTTGGTGCTGCGGCCCAACCTGAACCAGGCAAGTCCGGTGGTGTTCACAGTTACGCCGCCCTCTTCGCGATGAGTTCCCCGGGAGATCAACGTACTGATGTGCCCCGAGCCTGGTGGAGTCCCCTTGCTGGACAGAGGATGCTCCAGACACGCAGAGAATGTGTGGCCGGCCGCCATTCTCCTACCGCTGCCGGGCGCCGGCGGATGATACGGCTGTCGCAGCCACACTCAGTCCTCCGAACGCGAGCAGTGCTGCCATGGTCCGCACGGCATGGGCGATCTGCCAGCGATCACGCACGTCCGCCCAGTCCGCGGGAGGCGCGTGCACGTTCCACGTGAGCTGGTCGGAGTTGATGGGGACGTTGACGATGAGGGACGTGCCGAAGACGACCACCAGCAAGAGGAGCGCGGTCAGCGTCAGCCAAAAGACTCGGCCCCTCCGCTTGGCCGCGAAGACGACGAGGGCCACCGTGCTGATCAGCGTCGGGACGAGGGTGGCGGTGGCGAGGTCGTCCAGGTGGACGAGTTCGACCAGCCGGACCTGGGTGTAGACCGTGGCCTCGGAGCTCCTCAGCGTCGACTCGATGACGAGGGCCGTGACGAGGAGCCCGGCGAAGACACCTCCGAAGAGCAGATTCACCAAGCGCACGATGGTGACGATCGCGGTGTTCTTCATGGCTGGCTGTTCGTCAGTTGGCGATGCCGATGGTTTGTTTGATCGTCTCCGGTTGATCGACCACCCTCAGCATGTGATGGGCGACGTCGGCGCGCGAGACCTTCGAGCCGCCGACGAGGTTCTGCCCATGCGCCGTACGGTAGACGCCGGTGAGAGGCTTGTCGGTCAGTTGCGGCGGTCGCGAGACGGTCCAGTCCAGATCGCTGGCACGAAGGGTGTCTTCCATCAGAGCGAGGTCGGCGTAGTGCGCGCTGAACATGGCGCGCGCGAACCGGCTGCCCAGATGACGCATGAAGAATCCGTCGCCCGCGTCGTGTTTCGGCGGGTTCGGCCGACCGGGCGATGGCACGGTGCCGATCGGTGCGGCGCTGACCACGACAAGGCGCTTGACGCCGGTCGCCTGCATCGCGGCCACGATGGCCTTCGTGCCCTGAGAGGTGACTCCGGCCTCGGACCTCGGCTTGCGGGGTCCGAGGCCGGAGAGGACGGCGTCCCTGCCCACTACGGCGGACGCGAGCACGT
It includes:
- a CDS encoding anthrone oxygenase family protein, with translation MKNTAIVTIVRLVNLLFGGVFAGLLVTALVIESTLRSSEATVYTQVRLVELVHLDDLATATLVPTLISTVALVVFAAKRRGRVFWLTLTALLLLVVVFGTSLIVNVPINSDQLTWNVHAPPADWADVRDRWQIAHAVRTMAALLAFGGLSVAATAVSSAGARQR
- a CDS encoding NAD(P)-dependent oxidoreductase produces the protein MMKLTIFAASGGIGRHLLEQAVAAGHDVTAVVRSPQSLTGWEGRARVVTADLAAPASDVLASAVVGRDAVLSGLGPRKPRSEAGVTSQGTKAIVAAMQATGVKRLVVVSAAPIGTVPSPGRPNPPKHDAGDGFFMRHLGSRFARAMFSAHYADLALMEDTLRASDLDWTVSRPPQLTDKPLTGVYRTAHGQNLVGGSKVSRADVAHHMLRVVDQPETIKQTIGIAN